The Clostridium aceticum genomic interval TTGGAAGACCATAGCAATCCCCCTCTCCCCTGGAGCTACATCTGTTATGTCCTCATCACCGATCATAATTTTTCCCTCATTTACCTCCTCAAGTCCTGCTATCATTCTTAAGGTTGTTGACTTACCGCACCCAGATGGTCCAACCAATACAGTAAATGATCCGTCTTTTATTTGTAAGTTCAATCCTTCAATCACGGTAGTGCTTTCATATTTCTTAGTAATATTTTCTAGCGTAATATTTGCCAACTTATACTACCTCCTTGCATTGATAGGCAATCCTCAATATTTTTGCATCTCTTCTTCTTCTGCAGATTATTGATTGTTTACTTAACCACATTCTACAGGGTAGACGTTAATGCCATATTAATTGGATGTTATGTTTGTGTTAAGTAAAAATCAGGTTGCCCTTAAGGAACATAATAAAAGGGTAAGACTTGAATTTTTTATATTTCAAGCCTTACCCTTTTTAAAAGATTAGTTTGTTATGTTGTAGAGAAATCGACTACAATCTTATCTTTCTTATATCATCTTTTAATCTTGCTATATCTGTTAACCAATCTTCAATATCATGTTCATGCTCTAATTCTTCATCTAATATTGTAACTGCCATTTGATATGTAGAATAATCTTTTCCATCTGTATATGCAGCAATTTCCTCATATCTCTTGATAGCACATCTTTCGCCCCTAAGATTTTGCTCTAAAATCGCTTCAATATATGGGTCTGTAGGTTCTTCATAATCGCATTTTGCAAACTTTTTCCAGTCATTTGGATTAAGGATTGGTGTGCCACCTAGCTGAATAATACGATTTACTACCAGTTCAGCATGCGCTAACTCTTGTGTAGCATGTAGTATTAATTCAGGTTCTACTTCACTTCTCATTGGTCCCTCCATAACTCTTGCACCAATCCAGTATTGGTAGTAAGCCAACCACTCTTCAGCAAGTGCTTCATTTAACATTTGGATTAACTTTTCCACATCTAACTTAGCAATTTCTACAGCTTTCTTTCCCATTACATATCCCCCTTTGTTTTTATTGCTTCCGCACTATTACTTTATATATTCCCACATTATCCAATAAATAACACAAAAGGGAGTTTTAAAAACAAAATTCTTTTAATGACCACATTCATGTTGGTGCTGATGCTGATGACACGCAGAACCTACAGACTTAAGATTGCCTTGTAAATATTTTTCTACTACAGCCTTTGCATTTCCACTGGCTCCTAAGATTACTTCTATGCCTTTTTCATTAAAAATATCAATTGCACCACTTCCCATACCACCTGAGATAATTACATTAACCCCCATATCATTTAAGTAATTAGGCAGAAACCCAGGTCTATGCCCAGGATTAGGTATAGACTTACTATTGACGATTTGATTATTTTCCACATCAAAAATATAGAAACTTTCACAATGGCCAAAATGCTCTGTGACCATTCCATTCTCACTGGCTACTGCAATTTTCATTTTCTTTCCTCCATTTCTTTTCCTAAGAATTCTATAATTTGATCCAACCAACTTCCATCGAAAAGCTCTATCATGCCTTTATCACAAGCTGCTGATATTTTAGGATCAATTGGCAGCTTAGCAAGCATAGCAATATCATGCTTTTCTGCAATTTCTTCAATATGGCTCTCTCCAAATATTTGGTACTCCTTATCACAGTCTGGGCATTTGAAGTATGCCATATTTTCTACTAATCCTATAATAGGTATGTTCATCATCTTTGCCATCTTAACTGCCTTGGACACGATCATTGAAACCAGTTCTTGTGGTGAAGTTACAATGACGATACCATCTACAGCTAACGATTGAAACACAGTTAAAGGCACATCACCTGTTCCAGGGGGCATATCAATAAACATAAAGTCAACATCGTGCCATATTACATCTGTCCAAAATTGCTTAACTGCTCCAGCAATAATAGGCCCCCTCCAAACTACAGGGTCTGTATCATTTTCTAAAAGCAAATTAATTGACATAATATCAATACCTGTCTTACTTTTGGCAGGCAATAACCCTATTTCAGTTGTTATTGCTTTTTCCGTAATGCCAAACGCTTTAGGTATAGATGGTCCTGTTACATCAGCATCAAGAATAGCAGTTTTATAACCCCTCCGTTTCATCATTACTGCAAGCAAGGAAGTAACCAAAGACTTGCCTACACCTCCTTTACCACTAACAATGCCAATGACTTTTTTAATGCTGCTCAACTCATGGGGATTAGCAGAAAAGTCAACTATCTCTTCCTTATCTTCGCTACAGTCACTACTACAGGTGTTACAACTTTGTTCACAAATTTCACTCATTTTACTAACTCCTTCATATTGATATTGTTTAATGTTTCCAGTGTTTTTTTAGCCGCTGCCTTTTTCCTTTGACTAGCTCCGACTTTCCTTAATATAGGATCACCTCCTTGGAGTTTATGACATATGTCATTTATATCTTTATTATATCCAGTTTATGACATATGTCAATAATTATTTTTTAAAAAGGTAAATAAAAAAGCACACTATACCTGGTATTTCCACCAATACAGCATGCTTTTTAATAACATTATAATGATAATCCAACAATAGTCCTAGTATCTACCTTATTTTATAAACTTGTCTATTGCATCGTTTAATTTCTCTAGCACTTGATGATCTTTGTTTTCTACAGCTTCTATAATACAATGGTTGATATGGTCTTCCAATATTAACTTACCTATATTATTGAGTGCTGATTTAACCGCTGCGATTTGTATTAATATTTCACTACACTCTTTTCCCTCTGCATACATTCTCTTTATGGCTTCTGCATGACCAATTACCCTTGACATTCTATTGATAATTTTTTTTTGCTGAGGATGATGATGTTCTTTCATATCTGTAATCTCCTTTCATAAAAAGATTATCCTATGCTGATTTTTCTCCAATTACCCTTTAAAAATCGTATCATCAAGATAACGCCTCTAATAGTTACATCGATAGCATAGGCAAGCCAGACACCCACTAGCCCCAATTCTAACTTCATGCCTAAAATATATACCCCTAAAATCCTTACTCCCCATATACCTATAAGCGTTACGTACATAGGAAACTTTGTATCGCCCGCTCCCTGTAGGGATGAGGTTATAACAAGTGTTGCACATAGTAAAGGTTGAAACAGTGCAATAATTCTTAGGACCTTAACCACTAGATGAATCACTGTATCATCTTTGGTAAATAACTGTGCAAGAAAAGGAGCAAATATGTAGAAAATCATCCCTACCACCATCATAAACCCTGTAGCTAAAAAATAAGCCATCCACCCAAACTTTTTAGCTTCATCATCTTTTCTTGCACCTAGGCTTTGACCAACTAAAGTAGCTGCTGCTACACCAAACCCCATTCCCGGCAAGTAGGAGAAGGCTTCTATCGTACCAGCTATATTGTGGGCCACATAGGCTTCTGTACTAATCTTAATAATCATTCCCCCATATATAAGCTGTCCAGACCTCATGATTAACCTTTCTACTGCTGCCGGTAAACTAATCTTTATAATTGATTTTAACATATTTTTGTTGATTTTCCATGGATTTGAAAGAGAAAGATATATTTTTGTTTCTTTGCTTTTAATTTTTTTCAGTAATAGAACGACTCCTACGATTCTAGCAAGAGTAGTAGCTAACCCTGCCCCTAAAATCCCAAATCCAAATCCAAAGATCAATACATAGTCAAGTACTGCATTGACAATATTGGCTATAAGAACGACTTTCATTGGTGTTTTGGTATCTCCAGTTCCTCTTAAAGCACTAGATAAAATCATCATGATGCACAAAAACACAGAAGGCACAGCTACAGATAAAAAATATGGCAATGCATATTGAATTACTTTTTCTTCAGCCCCTAAAAGCATCAATATATTTTTTGAAAATACGAGGTTAAGCGTTCCAAAAATTAAGCTGATGAATACCCCCATAATTAATGATTGCTTCACTGCATTATTTGCCTCTTCATAATTAGCAGCCCCTATGTTTCTGGATACAATAGCAGTTGTTCCTACCCCTAATGCAAGAAAAAAAGCGATATACATATTCATTGTTAGATTCGTGATTCCAGCACCAGCTATAGCTTCTGTGCCAATCTTCCCAATAAAATAGGTGTCTACTACGCCAATGAACACCTGCAAAGTATTTTCCAGCATCGCTGGAATAGCCAGTGCCATTATCATTTTAATGCTTTTATCTGTTTTGAGCACCTTTAAAGAAGCAATTTTTCCTCCCATACTTATGAATCCCCCTATACTATTAATATCCCCCATAGGGGGATACTAATAGTATATTCTCTCACTATAAAAATTACAATCCCTATTTAAAAGTCATTGGCTTAAGTTAACACTAATGATTTAAAAATTTAACTATATTTCTTACGGAAAGAAATAAACATGACATAATATATCTCCTAAGAAAACTAGAATCTATTTATCTTTTTATTCGCTGAGAAAAAATAAAGAAAGGACGATGAGCATATCCTAACTCAACGTCCTTAAAGTATGAAACTTTTCCAGTGATTTAATTTTCTATCGTTATAATTCTATGCTATCAAACCTTTCTTTATATCTTCCAAACAAAAAGTAGCTTGCAACAACATAAAGAATAAGAAATAATACGCTGCTGCCTAATATCATTACACTTGCTCCTAAGTCAGGTATGATTAGATACAGAAGATACAGTACTCCTCCTACCACAATCTTTATTAAAAGGGAAAATATTACATTAAAATTATTCTTCACTGCTGCAGTTGGGCTGGTCCAATTCAGCATAGGTCTCTGTATATTTATTATGATATCAATAGTGGAAAAAAATAAGGTTGCAGAAATACAAAATGCTGCCGCTATAAGTAGCATAGTATATGTTACTGGTAAATAAATAGCCCCTATTATAGCAAGGGTTATTGAACCTACCAACGATAATATTAGCATTGCATAAATCCTATATTTTATATTATCTCCCGTACTAATCGGTAAAACCTTCGTTTCCCAAAAGGCTTTTCCCTCCCGACTA includes:
- a CDS encoding ferritin-like domain-containing protein: MGKKAVEIAKLDVEKLIQMLNEALAEEWLAYYQYWIGARVMEGPMRSEVEPELILHATQELAHAELVVNRIIQLGGTPILNPNDWKKFAKCDYEEPTDPYIEAILEQNLRGERCAIKRYEEIAAYTDGKDYSTYQMAVTILDEELEHEHDIEDWLTDIARLKDDIRKIRL
- a CDS encoding NifB/NifX family molybdenum-iron cluster-binding protein produces the protein MKIAVASENGMVTEHFGHCESFYIFDVENNQIVNSKSIPNPGHRPGFLPNYLNDMGVNVIISGGMGSGAIDIFNEKGIEVILGASGNAKAVVEKYLQGNLKSVGSACHQHQHQHECGH
- a CDS encoding Mrp/NBP35 family ATP-binding protein, encoding MSEICEQSCNTCSSDCSEDKEEIVDFSANPHELSSIKKVIGIVSGKGGVGKSLVTSLLAVMMKRRGYKTAILDADVTGPSIPKAFGITEKAITTEIGLLPAKSKTGIDIMSINLLLENDTDPVVWRGPIIAGAVKQFWTDVIWHDVDFMFIDMPPGTGDVPLTVFQSLAVDGIVIVTSPQELVSMIVSKAVKMAKMMNIPIIGLVENMAYFKCPDCDKEYQIFGESHIEEIAEKHDIAMLAKLPIDPKISAACDKGMIELFDGSWLDQIIEFLGKEMEERK
- a CDS encoding metal-sensing transcriptional repressor; amino-acid sequence: MKEHHHPQQKKIINRMSRVIGHAEAIKRMYAEGKECSEILIQIAAVKSALNNIGKLILEDHINHCIIEAVENKDHQVLEKLNDAIDKFIK
- a CDS encoding MATE family efflux transporter encodes the protein MGGKIASLKVLKTDKSIKMIMALAIPAMLENTLQVFIGVVDTYFIGKIGTEAIAGAGITNLTMNMYIAFFLALGVGTTAIVSRNIGAANYEEANNAVKQSLIMGVFISLIFGTLNLVFSKNILMLLGAEEKVIQYALPYFLSVAVPSVFLCIMMILSSALRGTGDTKTPMKVVLIANIVNAVLDYVLIFGFGFGILGAGLATTLARIVGVVLLLKKIKSKETKIYLSLSNPWKINKNMLKSIIKISLPAAVERLIMRSGQLIYGGMIIKISTEAYVAHNIAGTIEAFSYLPGMGFGVAAATLVGQSLGARKDDEAKKFGWMAYFLATGFMMVVGMIFYIFAPFLAQLFTKDDTVIHLVVKVLRIIALFQPLLCATLVITSSLQGAGDTKFPMYVTLIGIWGVRILGVYILGMKLELGLVGVWLAYAIDVTIRGVILMIRFLKGNWRKISIG